The following proteins are co-located in the Arctopsyche grandis isolate Sample6627 chromosome 3, ASM5162203v2, whole genome shotgun sequence genome:
- the Nup98-96 gene encoding nuclear pore complex protein Nup98-96 isoform X1, whose translation MFSTPKPTFGQSAGTFGFNSANTTSPFGQNTFGKPATAGFASTSTFGSPAGGSTLFGAPTSTSGGLFGQPAAQTGFGFSQNTSGGLFGNTPAVGGTSLFGQTTPATQTFGTKPAGFGAFGASSTAPVGGLFGPNTQMGTGLFGQPTTAAAGNTSLFGNTTGFGQTGQTGTYIKFAPVNGTDVFVKNGQPQNINTHHLCITCMKEYENKSLEELRYEDYLANRKGTTTTSLFGTTTPAVGNTFGQPSTSNTLFGQPAQDKPLFGQPNSTFGQPSGVFGKPQTTGFGAQPPTSNNTFAFGSAATNQSTSLFGAAKPFGAAAAPAFATPTQGNTFRPAQPTTFPGFGNIQQTGSIFGSKPPENTGFGMPQTSAAPAFGAFGQTQDSVFGAKSAVTGFGTTAPVFGAGNAFGVATSGAATGTAFPTFGAKPPETGAPGFGTFNPTSATNPGLGTNLNLSGGLFGNKPAGSSLFGTATNQQQTGLFGGAGGLQLGGGLGGNLGAGAFNSQGNTAFGGGTAGLGGFGSTGLGTSNTWSTATLSGGLNLGGNTLGANPAVATLGAAGGANAGPGVHDRIITLARAYPYGYSSLLKDISPSSEKGNDSLKPTNPAAQRAIMESDKYKVTLGVTKLKVKPLHAMSKKSLFDGLEEDDPSIQKFTLKPSVKRLVLRPKPAADNDNSNNNEVSLPYEIIDHHSNNNNGNESSVIVDASPRINSFTSAREVLSPEYISETDSQRISPSNIQKRVGLDSPRGGILKNSLNVTVTDTANDDDTPGNRRSSWLTTKSLAKWSSDVHEPRNLDNTVEQLLSSKTSGTSVEKEQEARRTLYPDLSEFSETRSTLRESRTGLLDVEDKENIINPALNDDEDISSAEARVHTPHPTGIKLTRPGYYTLPSLDDLIAYIKPDGRCVVPQFTIGRRGYGNVFYDCEMDVANLDVDQLVHIMHKEIIIYPDDDAKPAVGDGLNRPAQVTLDCVWPIDKTLKEPITLPDKLAKMDYDGKLRRVCNKHGTRFIEYRPQTGSWVFKVPHFSKYGLTNSDEEDEGQADGAQLKKPVAQPSKELPATGVIRGLGGFLPGNIPTGIPTNATNVFIDQNEHTMDSVSADTPFVSKLNGTTKGLAMDTSEENSMDSAALYPDTGHASFYASKDALSPTSQLARLENRSSHTLQLMKASFFNHDTEMDDVASVTDQLVPQLSIPQSSLSMVSELPHSLAPSVITNKTELPLQIGLSIQPPIIKPKSVVLRYHKRVLPYEKTIAGRYGNGCYADSSIALARLLRVGWGPSTHLMTITTADAAADRPPNSDLLTLSSLVGGRKAGDTSRQLVLHLQIAGGGPPNDKNKSFKDSIENFLKICLKHSELVNVEKNTQENCPYISPMNSQIEAVKEYAQEALRLEKLNENIEFGISPSYWREVWSLCLALWGEHGDPENDIKVPNGARLLGQHAALSEWLQTVATSRSDEETTVFTLLASKRVREACHLAQKQGDHFNALMLSQIGGEMRVRHLAARQLGLWKETNADRLIDPVRLVTASLLAGRSRILVSSDSNDGPSSIHVCNGLDWIRAFGLHFWYICEPVASVADAIQAFERSFYEESRLRKCVSNNYDVDVRNREDEDNENNMEYDLTTAESQDVLHGRVAFPSPPYECNLDDLDDKSVKRILDLRYQLMALRASRWRLMDSILNPASHTPDPLDHRLSWLLQQFLQSIGYSHWSERGLHNIITGFASQLQAHGMWAWSIFVLQHIKDINIRNHLVKEVVLRYAGGSENTPVRDLLQKLGIPDKWVFEAEALKAKYEGDGEMEAYYLTLSGHYAEAHKVIIDQLAPTTILNENPDALRRLLKPLKAVGDAGRIPNWTNGGHLLLEFLDICDEINLLQDGDCDSLSYQCESLRMRLASACSAVTKFPTITLKHTVARCEIGARLASIGCAIAGLDSTITRSNISPLLNLLNRMDLPSDYVRKLLDKISDSLTEESGVVFSSEAMSSSSEE comes from the exons ATGTTCAGCACACCGAAGCCCACTTTTGGGCAGTCTGCTGGGACGTTtg GATTCAATTCGGCCAATACTACGTCTCCCTTCGGGCAGAATACATTTGGAAAACCGGCGACGGCTGGCTTTGCATCTACGTCTACGTTCGGTAGTCCAGCCGGTGGATCGACTCTATTTGGAGCACCGACTTCAACTTCCGGGGGATTGTTCGGCCAACCGGCTGCTCAAACTGGCTTCG GATTTTCGCAAAATACTTCTGGAGGTCTATTCGGCAACACACCCGCCGTTGGAGGAACGTCTTTGTTTGGGCAAACGACTCCGGCAACTCAAACCTTTGGTACTAAGCCTGCAG GATTTGGGGCATTTGGAGCTTCTTCCACTGCTCCGGTGGGTGGTTTGTTTGGTCCAAACACGCAAATGGGCACTGGATTATTTGGACAACCTACTACAGCTGCTGCAGGAAATACAAGCTTATTTGGTAACACAACAG GCTTTGGGCAAACGGGACAGACGGGAACTTACATAAAATTTGCTCCCGTTAATGGAACGGATGTGTTTGTGAAAAATGGTCAACCtcaaaatattaatacacaTCATCTCTGCATCACATGCATgaag gaatatgaaaataaatctcTGGAAGAACTTCGCTATGAAGATTATCTAGCGAATAGGAAAGGAACTACAACTACTAGTTTGTTCGGTACTACTACTCCGGCTGTTGGAAATACTTTTGGTCAGCCGAGTACATCTAATACCCTCTTCGGTCAACCAGCTCAAGATAAACCTCTTTTCGGCCAACCTAATTCaa CTTTTGGACAACCTTCAGGAGTTTTTGGCAAGCCACAAACTACCGGATTTGGTGCCCAACCGCCAACCA gtAACAATACATTCGCATTTGGCTCAGCTGCTACTAACCAATCCACTTCTTTATTTGGAGCGGCAAAACCTTTTGGTGCAGCAGCTGCACCGGCATTCGCAACACCAACTCAAGGGAACACATTTAGACCAGCTCAACCTACTACTTTTCCAGGCTTTGGAAATATTCAACAG aCTGGATCAATTTTTGGAAGCAAACCACCTGAAAATACAGGATTTGGTATGCCTCAAACATCAGCAGCTCCGGCATTTGGAGCATTTGGACAAACTCAAGATTCAGTCTTTGGGGCCAAATCTGCTGTTACTGGTTTTGGAACAACAGCTCccg ttttcggTGCAGGAAACGCATTTGGAGTTGCAACATCGGGTGCGGCGACAGGGACTGCCTTTCCGACATTCGGAGCCAAACCACCAGAAACTGGAGCTCCCGGCTTTGGAACATTCAATCCAACGTCGGCAACAAATCCTGGCTTAG GAACTAACTTAAATCTAAGTGGAGGCTTATTCGGTAATAAGCCTGCGGGGAGTAGCTTATTTGGGACAGCTACAAATCAGCAGCAGACCGGACTTTTCGGAGGTGCGGGTGGCTTACAACTTGGTGGAGGCTTGGGTGGAAATCTTGGTGCAGGAGCTTTTAATTCTCAGG GCAATACAGCATTTGGTGGTGGAACCGCAGGACTAGGAGGATTCGGATCTACCGGTTTGGGAACTTCTAATACCTGGAGTACTGCTACCTTAAGCGGAGGACTAAATCTCGGTGGAAATACTTTGGGTGCAAATCCTGCTGTTGCCACTCTTGG TGCTGCTGGTGGGGCTAATGCTGGACCAGGTGTTCATGATCGTATCATTACGTTAGCTCGTGCATATCCTTATGGGTATTCTTCGTTGCTTAAGGATATATCACCGTCATCTG AAAAAGGAAATGACTCATTGAAGCCGACCAACCCAGCTGCTCAGAGAGCAATTATGGAAAGTGATAAATATAAAGTGACCTTAGGAGTGACTAAATTAAAAGTTAAACCACTTCATGCCATGTCCAAg aaatctTTGTTCGATGGCTTAGAAGAGGATGATCCCTCTATTCAAAAGTTTACGCTCAAACCGAGCGTGAAGCGACTAGTTCTTAGACCAAAACCAGCCGCTGATAATGATAATTCAAATAACAATGAAGTTTCATTACCTTATGAGATCATTGATCAtcacagtaataataataatggaaatGAAAGTTCCGTGATTGTTGACGCTAGTCCTAGAATAAATAGCTTTACTTCTGCAAGAGAGGTGCTTTCGCCTGAGTATATTTCAGAAACGGACTCTCAAAGAATATCTCCTAGTAATATTCAAAAACGCGTTGGATTAGATAGTCCTAGGGGTGGCATCTTGAAAAATTCGCTTAATGTCACTGTTACAG ataCTGCTAATGATGATGATACTCCCGGAAACAGAAGATCTAGTTG GTTAACTACAAAATCTTTAGCCAAGTGGTCTAGTGATGTTCATGAACCTAGAAACCTTGATAATACTGTAGAGCAACTATTGAGTTCTAAAACTTCGGGTACGTCTGTAGAAAAGGAACAGGAAGCACGTAGAACCTTATATCCTGATTTGTCAGAATTTTCTGAAACCAGATCAACTTTACGTGAATCGAGAACTGGCTTACTCGATGTTGAagataaagaaaatattatcaATCCTGCTTTAAATG ATGATGAAGATATATCTTCTGCTGAAGCTCGGGTACACACTCCTCACCCGACCGGTATTAAACTTACTCGTCCTGGATATTATACGCTACCATCGTTGGACGATCTGattg caTACATTAAACCTGATGGAAGATGTGTAGTTCCACAATTCACTATTGGTCGTAGAGGTTACGGAAATGTCTTTTATGATTGCGAAATGGATGTTGCAAATCTTGACGTTGATCAATTGG ttcacATTATGCataaagaaattataatatatcccGATGATGATGCTAAACCAGCTGTGGGTGACGGCCTTAATAGACCGGCGCAAGTAACCCTGGATTGCGTATGGCCAATTGATAAAACTTTGAAAGAACCCATTACTCTTCCTGACAA ATTAGCAAAGATGGATTACGATGGAAAACTTAGACGAGTTTGTAATAAACATGGTACTCGGTTCATCGAATATAGGCCTCAAACGGGCAGTTGGGTGTTtaag gtTCCCCATTTTTCTAAATATGGTTTGACAAATTCAGACGAAGAAGATGAAGGACAAGCAGATGGAGCACAATTGAAGAAACCTGTAGCACAACCTTCAAAAGAGTTGCCAGCTACGGGTGTTATTAGAGGACTGGGAGGATTTTTACCAg GTAACATTCCTACTGGTATTCCAACTAATGCTACCAATGTATTTATTGATCAAAATGAGCATACTATGGACAGTGTATCGGCAGATACTCCTTTTGTATCCAAATTGAATGGAACAACTAaag GATTGGCTATGGATACTTCTGAAGAAAATAGTATGGATTCGGCTGCTCTGTATCCTGACACTGGTCATGCGTCTTTTTATGCTTCTAAAG ACGCTCTCAGCCCGACATCCCAATTGGCTAGATTGGAAAACCGTAGTAGTCATACTCTTCAGTTAATGAAAGCTTCTTTTTTCAATCACGATACAG AAATGGATGACGTAGCTTCGGTTACGGATCAGCTGGTTCCACAGTTATCGATTCCTCAAAGTTCTCTATCAATGGTGTCTGAATTACCTCATTCTCTAGCTCCATCAGTTATAACCAATAAAACAGAACTTCCATTGCAAATAG GCTTGTCCATACAACCACCTATTATAAAACCGAAATCTGTCGTTTTGAGATACCACAAAAGGGTGTTGCCTTATGAAAAAACCATTGCAG GACGTTATGGAAATGGATGCTACGCTGATAGTTCAATAGCTTTGGCCAGACTTTTACGAGTAGGTTGGGGCCCATCTACACACCTGATGACTATTACTACTGCCGATGCTGCAGCTGATAGACCGCCTA acAGTGATTTACTCACATTATCTTCACTAGTTGGCGGCCGAAAAGCTGGGGATACTTCCCGACAGCTAGTGTTGCATTTGCAGATTGCAGGTGGAGGTCCgccaaatgataaaaataaatcgttCAAG GATAGCATAGAAAATTTTTTGAAGATATGTTTAAAACACTCGGAATTAGTGAATGTGGAGAAAAATACACAGGAAAACTGTCCATATATATCGCCTATGAATTCACAAATAGAAGCTGTCAAAGAATATGCTCAAGAGGCTCTACGCttggaaaaattaaatgaaaacatt gAATTCGGCATTAGTCCATCGTATTGGCGAGAAGTATGGTCATTGTGCCTTGCACTATGGGGAGAACATGGTGATCCAGAAAAcg ATATTAAAGTTCCCAACGGCGCACGTTTGTTGGGTCAACATGCTGCATTATCGGAATGGCTTCAGACTGTTGCAACATCGAGGTCCGACGAAGAAACGacagtttttactttattagcATCGAAGAGAGTTCGAGAAGCGTGTCATTTAGCTCAAAAACAAGGGGATCACTTCAATGCACTCATGCTTTCTCAAATCGGAG GTGAAATGCGAGTTCGACATTTGGCTGCAAGACAATTAGGACTTTGGAAAGAAACGAACGCCGATCGCCTGATTGACCCAGTTCGGCTTGTTACAGCTAGCCTTTTAGCTGGTCGTTCTAGAATTCTAGTTAGCAGTGATTCAAATGATGGCCCTTCGTCTATACACGTTTGTAACGGGCTCGATTGGATCCGTGCATTTGGATTGCATTTTTG gtATATCTGTGAACCTGTTGCATCAGTAGCTGATGCCATTCAAGCGTTCGAACGGTCTTTCTATGAAGAATCGCGTCTACGAAAGTGCGTTAGTAATAATTACGATGTAGACGTTCGCAACCGTGAAGATGAagacaatgaaaataatatggAGTATGATTTGACCACTGCAGAAAGTCAAGATGTTCTTCACGGAAGGGTTGCTTTCCCGTCTCCTCCATACGAATGCAATTTGGACGATCTTGATGAT aaatctgTAAAGCGTATATTAGACCTTCGTTATCAGTTAATGGCACTTCGTGCATCCCGTTGGCGTCTTATGGATTCCATATTAAATCCTGCATCGCACACACCCGATCCTTTGGATCATAGATTGAG TTGGCTTCTTCAACAATTCTTACAAAGTATAGGTTATTCACATTGGTCTGAACGTGGActtcataatattattacagGATTTGCGTCTCAGTTGCAAGCCCACGGAATGTGGGCTTGGTCTATATTTGTTCTTCAACATATCAAAGATATTAACAT acggAATCATTTAGTCAAAGAagttgtcttgagatatgcagGCGGTAGTGAAAATACTCCTGTGCGAGATCTTCTTCAAAAATTGGGTATACCAGACAAATGGGTATTCGAAGCAGAAGCTCTGAAAGCAAAATATGAG GGCGATGGCGAAATGGAAGCATACTATTTGACGCTTTCTGGACATTATGCTGAAGCTCATAAAGTGATAATTGACCAGCTTGCACCAACTACTATATTAAATG AAAATCCAGATGCTCTGCGAAGATTGCTGAAGCCCCTTAAGGCTGTAGGAGATGCCGGTCGTATTCCAAATTGGACTAATGGAGGACATCTACTTTTGGaatttttagatatttgtgaTGAA atTAATTTACTACAAGATGGTGATTGCGACAGTCTTTCATATCAGTGTGAAAGTTTACGAATGCGTCTTGCAAGCGCGTGTTCTGCTGTTACTAAATTTCCTACAATTACTCTCAAACATACTGTTGCTAg ATGTGAAATTGGTGCAAGATTAGCATCTATTGGTTGTGCAATAGCAGGATTAGATTCTACCATCACGAGATCAAATATTTCtcctttattaaatttattaaatcgcaTGGACTTGCCCTCAGATTACGTTCGAAAACTTCTCGATAag ATATCGGATAGTTTAACAGAAGAAAGTGGAGTAGTTTTTTCTTCAGAAGCCATGAGCAGTTCGAGTGAAGAATAA